The following proteins are encoded in a genomic region of Marasmius oreades isolate 03SP1 chromosome 10, whole genome shotgun sequence:
- a CDS encoding uncharacterized protein (CAZy:GH10), which yields MSCTGGGIGWTGGTTCDSGTTCTTINAYYFQCLPGGSGSTTIPSNPTSTTTSGSTSTAGGTLNSKFVSHGKKFFASAADSGTLNIAKNAALLQSQFGGVTPENSMKWDATEPNRGQFNFGGSDALVNWAVSNNKLIRGHTLVWHSQLPSWVSAIKDSATLTSVIQTHISNVAGRYKGKLYAVSSFQLIKFDWKLSGYRPKFSEIFNEDGSLRSSVFSQVLGQDFVRIAFQAARAADPTAKLYINDYNLDSNNAKVQGLVRLVNSVNSGGKLIDGIGTQSHLGAGGAGGVQAALTALAATGCEIAMTELDIAGAAPNDYTTVVKACLNTPNCVSITTWGVSDANSWRASSTPLLYDTNYNPKPAYTAVLNAM from the exons ATGTCTTGTACAGGTGGTGGAATAGGCTGGACTGGCGGA ACTACTT GCGATTCCGGAACAACATGTACTACAATAAACGCTTACTACTTCCAATGTCTACCTGGGGGTTCTGGATCTACGACGATCCCATCTAATCCTACATCAACTACCACCTCGGGCTCCACCTCAACTGCTGGTGGCACCTTGAACAGCAAGTTTGTTTCTCATGGGAAGAAATTCTTT GCCTCGGCCGCAGATTCCGGCACCCTCAACATCGCTA AGAATGCTGCCCTTCTACAATCCCAGTTTGGCGGCGTCACGCCCGAAAACTCTATGAAG TGGGATGCCACCGAAC CCAACAGAGGGCAATTCAACTTCGGTGGTTCCGACGCACTCGTCAACTGGGCCGTCTCGAACAACAAGCTTATTCGTGGACACACACTTG TCTGGCACTCTCAGCTCCCCTCATGGGTTAGTGCCATCAAGGACAGTGCCACTCTG ACATCGGTCATTCAAACCCATATCTCCAATGTTGCAGGTCGTTACAAGGGTAAATTATATG CTGTAAGTTCTTTCCAACTCATTAAGTTCGATTGGAAGTTGAG TGGTTATCGCCCTAAATTTAGTGAAATCTTCAACGAGGACGGCTCTCTCCGCAGCAGTGTCTTTTCGCAAGTTCTTGGCCAA GACTTCGTGAGGATTGCTTTCCAGGCAGCCAGAGCAGCTGACCCGACCGCCAAGCTGTACATCAACGATTATAACCTTGATTCCAACAACGCAAAGGTACAGG GACTGGTCCGACTTGTCAACTCGGTCAACTCTGGCGGCAAGCTTATTGACGGTATTGGCACTCAGTCGCATCTCGGC GCTGGTGGCGCTGGCGGAGTACAAGCTGCACTCACTGCGCTCGCCGCCACTGGATGTGAAATTGCCATGACAGAACTGGACATCGCTGGTGCCGCGCCGAACGACTACACTACCGTCGTAAAAGCATGTCTCAACACACCGAATTGTGTGTCCATCACGACTTGGGGTGTGTCTGACGCGAACTCATGGAGAGCGAGTTCGACCCCATTGCTTTACGACACCAACTACAACCCCAAACCAGCTTACACGGCGGTATTGAACGCCATGTAG
- the CIAO2B gene encoding Cytosolic iron-sulfur assembly component 2B (BUSCO:EOG09264O3B), producing MPGEIFNPNPTVFRTSGKPSSDQYTTDPNSLWLEEDDGRHNGIVFDDDEVDPIDRDEIFDLIRYIKDPEHPGVNLEELRVVSAPQCRIAGNFVTIEFTPTVPHCGMSTLIGLSIRVRLLRSLPNRFKVDIFVQPGSHQSEHAVNKQLNDKERVAAALENLALVKTLEDCLDTS from the exons ATGCCTGGAGAGATATTCAACCCCAACCCCACAGTCTTTCGCACCTCTGGAAAACCTTCGTCGGATCAGTATACCACCGATCCGAACTCCTTGTGGTTGGAAGAAGACGATGGCCGACATAACGGTATCGTgttcgacgacgatgaagtcGATCCGATAGACAGGGACGAAATATTcg ACCTCATACGGTATATAAAAGACCCTGAGCATCCTGGAGTGAATCTCGAGGAGCTCCGCGTTGTATCTGCACCTCAATGTCGAATTGCTGGTAATTTTGTTACCATAGAATTCACTCCAACAGTTCCTCATTGTGGTATGTCGACTCTTATCG GCCTCTCTATCCGTGTTCGACTGTTACGAAGTCTACCCAATCGGTTCAAGGTCGATATATTCGTCCAACCTGGGTCTCATCAAAGCGAGCATGCAG TCAATAAACAGCTCAACGACAAAGAGAGGGTTGCAGCAGCTCTTGAAAATCTAGCTCTGGTGAAAACCCTGGAGGACTGTCTTGATACTTCTTAG